The following proteins are co-located in the Rippkaea orientalis PCC 8801 genome:
- the rpsK gene encoding 30S ribosomal protein S11, which yields MARPTKKTGTKKQKKNVPNGIAHIQSTFNNTIVTIADTKGDVVSWASAGSSGFKGAKKGTPFAAQTAADAAARRAIDQGMRQIEVMVSGPGAGRETAIRALQGAGLEITLIRDVTPIPHNGCRPPKRRRV from the coding sequence ATGGCGCGACCTACCAAAAAAACCGGTACAAAAAAACAAAAGAAAAACGTTCCTAACGGCATCGCCCACATCCAGTCTACCTTCAATAATACGATCGTCACCATTGCTGACACCAAAGGGGATGTCGTTTCTTGGGCTTCGGCTGGATCAAGTGGGTTCAAGGGAGCCAAAAAAGGAACCCCGTTTGCTGCCCAAACCGCAGCCGATGCGGCAGCCCGTCGAGCTATCGACCAGGGAATGCGGCAAATTGAAGTCATGGTGAGCGGTCCAGGAGCCGGACGAGAAACGGCCATCCGGGCGCTTCAAGGAGCCGGATTAGAAATTACCCTGATTCGGGACGTTACTCCCATTCCTCACAACGGTTGTCGTCCACCCAAACGACGCAGAGTGTAG
- the rpsM gene encoding 30S ribosomal protein S13 translates to MARIAGVDLPRDKRVEIGLTYLFGIGLSRSQEILAETGVNPDTRVRDLTDEEVANLRAYIETNYQIEGDLRRWEAMNIKRLADIGTYRGRRHRQGLPVRGQRTRTNARTRRGRRVTVAGKKKAPSKK, encoded by the coding sequence GTGGCGAGGATAGCTGGTGTAGACCTGCCTCGAGATAAGCGAGTTGAAATCGGTTTAACTTATCTATTTGGCATTGGTCTCTCAAGATCTCAAGAAATTTTAGCGGAAACCGGGGTTAACCCCGATACCCGAGTTAGGGACTTAACCGATGAAGAAGTCGCTAATTTACGGGCTTACATCGAAACCAACTATCAAATCGAAGGGGATTTGAGACGTTGGGAAGCGATGAACATCAAGCGATTAGCCGATATCGGCACTTATCGGGGTCGTCGTCATCGTCAAGGACTACCTGTACGGGGGCAACGGACTCGAACCAACGCTCGTACCCGTCGGGGCCGACGAGTGACCGTGGCTGGGAAGAAAAAAGCCCCATCCAAGAAATAA
- the rpmJ gene encoding 50S ribosomal protein L36: MKVRASVKKMCEKCRVIRRRGRVMVICSNPKHKQRQG, from the coding sequence ATGAAAGTTAGAGCATCCGTCAAAAAAATGTGTGAGAAATGTCGCGTAATCCGACGAAGGGGTCGGGTGATGGTGATTTGTTCTAATCCTAAACACAAGCAACGTCAAGGTTAG
- the infA gene encoding translation initiation factor IF-1, which produces MSKQDLIEMEGTVTESLPNAMFRVDLDNGHNVLAHISGKIRRNYIKILPGDRVKVELTPYDLSKGRITYRLKGKK; this is translated from the coding sequence GTGTCTAAACAAGATTTAATTGAAATGGAAGGAACCGTCACGGAATCCCTTCCTAATGCGATGTTTCGCGTCGATCTCGATAATGGGCATAACGTTCTCGCCCATATTTCCGGGAAAATCCGTCGTAACTACATTAAAATTCTGCCCGGCGATCGCGTCAAAGTAGAATTAACCCCCTACGACTTAAGCAAAGGAAGAATTACCTATCGACTCAAAGGCAAGAAGTAA
- a CDS encoding adenylate kinase — MNQAKGLIFLGPPGSGKGTQAELLSKQLQIPHISTGEMLRQAIAQQSDLGQKAQIYVDRGDLVPDELLLDLIRERLGRSDSQNGWILDGFPRNVAQATFLEELLAELSQFSDQAINLDVPDELLIERLLLRGRKDDNEVTIRHRLEVYREQTKPVIDYYQGRGRLCSIDGSPSPEVVTASLKQIVTA; from the coding sequence ATGAATCAAGCCAAGGGATTAATTTTTTTAGGACCTCCGGGTTCAGGCAAAGGAACTCAAGCTGAACTGTTATCAAAACAGCTACAAATCCCTCACATTTCCACCGGAGAGATGTTACGGCAAGCGATTGCCCAACAGAGTGATTTGGGACAAAAAGCCCAAATTTACGTTGATAGAGGGGATTTAGTTCCTGATGAGTTGCTTTTGGACTTAATTCGAGAACGTCTAGGTCGGTCTGATAGCCAAAACGGTTGGATTTTAGACGGTTTTCCGCGTAATGTTGCCCAAGCTACTTTTTTAGAGGAATTACTCGCGGAATTATCCCAGTTCTCTGACCAGGCCATCAATTTAGACGTGCCTGATGAGCTACTCATTGAACGACTTCTGTTAAGAGGACGCAAAGACGATAATGAAGTAACCATCCGCCATCGCCTAGAAGTCTATCGAGAACAGACTAAGCCAGTCATTGATTATTACCAAGGGCGAGGCAGACTATGTTCGATTGATGGCAGTCCTTCCCCAGAAGTCGTCACTGCTTCCTTAAAGCAAATCGTAACAGCCTAG
- the secY gene encoding preprotein translocase subunit SecY, with the protein MVVSRDKTPTAQETFLQMAQAAGLRGRLLITIGLLILVRFGIFIPIPGIDREAFAAAISSSPVLGFLDIFTGGGISTLGIFALGILPYINASIIIQLLTAAIPALEDLQKNEGEAGRRKIAQYTRYVSLGWAVIQSMGITIGLLRPYAFNNSAWFVVETVIALTAGSMFVMWLSEIITERGIGNGASLLIFVSIVASLPRTLGNTIDYAQTGGRQAVAQVVILLFVFLIMIVGIVFVQEGTRRIPIISARRQVGRRLYRERTSYLPLRLNQGGVMPIIFASAVLILPQSLAGFFGNQGTVSQVLVQIANALQPGSWTYIGVYSLLILFFSYFYASLIVNPEDVSKNLKKMGASIPGIRPGEKTKQYLEGVLNRLTFLGAVFLSVVATVPTLVEGATGVTTFQGLGATSLLILVGVAIDTAKQIQTYVISQRYEGMVKQ; encoded by the coding sequence ATGGTTGTCAGTCGAGATAAAACCCCCACAGCGCAAGAGACATTTTTACAAATGGCTCAAGCAGCCGGCCTTCGAGGTCGGTTACTGATTACTATTGGTTTATTAATTTTAGTCCGTTTCGGCATTTTTATCCCCATTCCAGGCATTGACCGAGAAGCGTTTGCTGCTGCCATCAGCAGCAGTCCCGTCCTCGGCTTTTTGGATATTTTTACTGGAGGGGGGATTTCTACCTTGGGCATCTTTGCTCTGGGCATCCTTCCTTACATTAACGCCTCCATTATCATACAGCTATTAACGGCTGCTATTCCTGCTCTGGAAGATTTACAAAAAAATGAAGGCGAAGCAGGACGACGAAAAATTGCCCAATATACTCGCTATGTTTCCTTGGGTTGGGCTGTTATTCAAAGCATGGGTATTACCATTGGGTTATTACGACCCTACGCCTTCAATAATAGTGCTTGGTTCGTCGTTGAAACGGTTATCGCTTTGACGGCGGGTTCCATGTTTGTCATGTGGCTTTCAGAAATCATCACGGAACGAGGTATTGGTAATGGAGCCTCTTTATTGATTTTTGTCAGTATTGTGGCCAGTTTACCGAGAACCCTCGGTAATACCATTGATTACGCCCAAACCGGGGGTCGTCAAGCCGTGGCTCAGGTGGTTATCCTCCTGTTTGTCTTCTTGATCATGATTGTGGGCATTGTTTTTGTTCAAGAGGGAACCCGACGGATTCCCATTATTTCGGCTCGTCGTCAGGTTGGCCGACGCTTGTATCGAGAACGCACCAGTTATTTGCCCTTACGGTTGAATCAAGGCGGAGTCATGCCCATTATTTTTGCCTCGGCTGTTTTGATTTTACCCCAATCTCTCGCTGGATTTTTTGGTAATCAAGGCACAGTGAGTCAGGTACTTGTACAAATTGCCAATGCGCTGCAACCGGGAAGCTGGACTTATATTGGGGTTTATTCCCTCTTAATTCTGTTTTTTAGCTATTTCTACGCCTCTTTGATCGTTAATCCTGAAGATGTCTCGAAAAATCTTAAAAAGATGGGAGCGAGTATTCCAGGGATTCGGCCAGGAGAAAAAACGAAACAATATTTAGAAGGCGTTCTCAACCGTCTGACCTTCTTGGGAGCGGTTTTTTTGAGTGTTGTAGCGACGGTTCCTACTTTAGTCGAAGGAGCTACTGGTGTCACTACCTTTCAGGGATTGGGGGCAACCTCTCTTCTGATTTTAGTAGGGGTCGCCATTGATACGGCCAAACAAATTCAAACCTATGTCATTTCCCAACGCTATGAAGGGATGGTTAAACAATAG
- the rplO gene encoding 50S ribosomal protein L15, producing the protein MRIHEVTPKEGSTKRRRRVGRGISAGQGASCGFGMRGQKSRSGTGTKAGFEGGQMPLYRRIPKLKHFPLVNPKHYTIINVGKLESLEPNTEVTLESLMEQGIITTNDGPLKVLGDGTLTKALTVKAAAFSKSAQEKIAATGGSWEVLSRKSQQDTEKDE; encoded by the coding sequence ATGAGAATCCATGAAGTTACCCCCAAAGAAGGCTCCACAAAACGACGTCGTCGCGTTGGTCGGGGCATTTCTGCTGGACAAGGGGCTAGTTGCGGTTTTGGGATGCGAGGTCAAAAATCTCGCTCAGGAACGGGAACAAAAGCTGGCTTTGAAGGGGGACAAATGCCCCTCTATCGCCGTATTCCTAAATTAAAGCACTTTCCTTTGGTTAATCCCAAACATTACACCATCATCAATGTCGGTAAATTGGAGTCCCTAGAGCCGAATACAGAAGTCACCCTCGAAAGTTTGATGGAACAAGGCATTATTACCACCAATGACGGTCCGTTGAAGGTTTTAGGGGATGGCACCTTGACGAAAGCCTTAACGGTTAAAGCAGCTGCTTTTAGCAAAAGTGCTCAAGAAAAAATCGCCGCCACCGGGGGCAGTTGGGAAGTGCTATCTCGCAAGTCCCAACAGGATACCGAAAAGGATGAATAA
- the rpsE gene encoding 30S ribosomal protein S5 yields MAKRRKSSRTKAKETNWQERVIQIRRVSKVVKGGKKLSFRAIVVVGNENGQVGVGVGKAGDVIGAVRKGVADGKKQLIDVSLTKASSITHITRGVSGGAKVIVRPAAPGTGVIAGGAVRTVLELAGVKNILAKQLGSSNPLNNARAVINALEGLRTFSEVAQERGVPLEHLYT; encoded by the coding sequence ATGGCAAAACGTCGTAAAAGCAGCCGAACGAAAGCCAAAGAAACCAACTGGCAAGAACGGGTTATCCAAATTCGTCGGGTCAGTAAAGTGGTCAAAGGCGGGAAAAAATTGAGCTTCCGCGCCATTGTTGTCGTAGGCAATGAAAATGGCCAAGTAGGCGTGGGTGTCGGTAAAGCTGGCGATGTCATCGGAGCCGTCCGTAAAGGGGTCGCTGATGGCAAAAAACAACTCATTGACGTATCCTTAACCAAAGCAAGCTCGATTACTCACATTACGAGAGGGGTTTCTGGCGGAGCCAAAGTCATCGTTAGACCGGCTGCACCAGGGACTGGGGTAATTGCTGGGGGCGCAGTCCGTACTGTCCTGGAATTGGCAGGAGTCAAAAACATCTTGGCTAAACAACTGGGGTCGAGTAACCCCCTCAACAACGCTAGGGCAGTGATTAACGCCCTTGAAGGTCTGCGGACGTTCTCTGAAGTTGCCCAAGAACGAGGCGTTCCCCTCGAACACCTCTACACTTAA
- the rplR gene encoding 50S ribosomal protein L18, with protein MKLSRKESVQRRHRRIRKKVNGTPNCPRLAVFRSNLHIYAQIIDDVGQHTIAAASTVEPDLKKSLSSGSTCEASAAVGKLVAERALAQGIEQVVFDRGGNLYHGRVKALADAAREAGLQF; from the coding sequence ATGAAACTCTCACGCAAAGAATCAGTGCAACGCCGTCATCGACGGATTCGCAAAAAAGTCAATGGGACTCCCAACTGTCCGCGTTTGGCAGTTTTCCGTTCCAATCTTCATATCTATGCCCAGATCATTGACGATGTGGGACAACATACCATCGCCGCGGCTTCCACCGTCGAACCGGATTTGAAAAAATCCTTAAGCTCTGGCTCCACCTGTGAAGCCTCCGCCGCCGTTGGTAAATTAGTGGCCGAACGCGCTTTAGCCCAAGGAATTGAACAAGTCGTGTTTGATCGCGGCGGTAACCTTTATCACGGACGAGTCAAAGCCTTAGCTGATGCAGCCCGTGAAGCTGGTTTGCAGTTTTAA
- the rplF gene encoding 50S ribosomal protein L6 — MSRIGKRPIPIPNKVTIDIQGQHVAVKGPKGSLERTLPDKVNVVQENDTLLVQREDDSRTARERHGLTRTLVANMVEGVSKGFEKRLSIQGVGYRAQVQGTKLTLNVGYSKPVEMTMPAGIQVAVENNTLVIVSGIDKEIVGNVSAEIRAVRPPEVYKGKGIRYSDEFVRRKAGKTGKK, encoded by the coding sequence ATGTCTCGTATTGGTAAACGCCCGATTCCTATCCCCAACAAAGTCACCATCGACATCCAAGGACAGCACGTCGCCGTTAAAGGACCTAAAGGATCCTTAGAGCGTACGTTACCCGATAAAGTCAACGTCGTCCAAGAAAATGACACCCTGCTGGTACAACGCGAAGACGATTCCCGTACCGCCCGTGAACGTCATGGACTGACCCGTACCCTGGTGGCCAACATGGTTGAAGGAGTCTCCAAAGGCTTTGAAAAACGCTTAAGCATCCAAGGGGTGGGCTATCGTGCTCAAGTTCAAGGGACTAAACTCACCCTCAACGTGGGCTACAGTAAACCCGTTGAAATGACCATGCCCGCCGGGATTCAGGTGGCTGTGGAAAATAACACCCTCGTCATTGTGAGCGGCATCGATAAAGAAATTGTTGGCAACGTCTCCGCCGAAATTCGTGCCGTCCGTCCCCCAGAAGTCTATAAAGGCAAAGGGATTCGTTACAGTGATGAATTTGTTAGACGTAAAGCTGGTAAGACCGGTAAGAAATAA
- the rpsH gene encoding 30S ribosomal protein S8: MAPNDTISDMLTRIRNACAVRHPTTQVPTTKMTRSIAQVLKEEGFIEGFEETGEGVQKYLVLTLKYKDKNRQPIINMLKRVSKPGLRVYSNCKDLPRVLGGIGIAIVSTSKGIMTDREARRQNVGGEILCYIW; encoded by the coding sequence ATGGCACCTAACGACACCATCTCAGATATGCTCACTCGCATCCGCAATGCTTGTGCAGTCCGGCACCCCACCACTCAAGTGCCGACCACCAAAATGACCCGTAGCATTGCCCAAGTTCTCAAAGAAGAAGGCTTTATTGAGGGTTTTGAAGAAACCGGAGAGGGGGTTCAAAAATACCTCGTCCTCACCCTCAAATACAAAGACAAAAACCGTCAGCCCATCATTAATATGCTCAAACGGGTCAGTAAACCTGGATTAAGGGTCTACTCCAACTGTAAAGACCTGCCTCGGGTACTCGGAGGAATCGGTATTGCGATCGTTTCCACCTCCAAAGGCATCATGACTGATCGAGAAGCCAGACGGCAAAACGTGGGCGGCGAAATCCTTTGCTACATCTGGTAG
- the rplE gene encoding 50S ribosomal protein L5 has translation MPQRLKQVYQDTIVPKLTEQFSYKNPHEVPKVVKITVNRGLGEASQNAKALESSINELSTITGQKPVVTRAKKAIAGFKIRQGMPVGVMVTLRSDRMYAFLDRLINLALPRIRDFRGISAKSFDGRGNYSLGIREQLIFPEIDYDTIDQIRGMDVSIITTAQTDEEGRALLKELGMPFRT, from the coding sequence ATGCCTCAACGACTTAAACAAGTTTATCAAGATACCATTGTTCCTAAACTCACTGAACAGTTTAGCTACAAAAATCCCCACGAAGTCCCCAAAGTGGTCAAGATTACCGTTAACCGAGGACTAGGAGAAGCGTCTCAAAACGCTAAAGCCCTAGAATCTTCCATTAACGAACTCTCTACCATCACTGGACAAAAACCCGTGGTCACTCGTGCAAAAAAAGCGATCGCGGGTTTCAAAATTCGTCAAGGAATGCCCGTCGGGGTGATGGTAACACTACGCTCAGATCGGATGTACGCCTTTCTTGATCGCCTGATTAACTTGGCGTTGCCCCGGATTCGAGATTTTCGCGGCATCAGTGCCAAAAGCTTCGACGGACGGGGAAACTACAGCCTCGGCATTCGGGAACAACTGATCTTCCCCGAAATTGACTACGACACCATCGATCAAATTCGCGGGATGGACGTTTCAATCATTACCACCGCCCAAACAGATGAAGAAGGACGCGCCCTCCTCAAAGAACTGGGAATGCCCTTCCGCACCTAA
- the rplX gene encoding 50S ribosomal protein L24, producing MSYKKKNQTPKRYKMHVKKGDTVQVISGRDKGKVGEVVKTDPTTSTVVVQGVNVRTKHVKPQQEGESGQISTFEAPIHSSNVMLYSTKEQVASRVSYTFTEEGRKVRMLKKTGEIID from the coding sequence ATGAGCTATAAGAAAAAAAACCAAACCCCCAAACGGTACAAAATGCACGTCAAAAAAGGTGACACCGTTCAGGTGATTTCCGGACGCGACAAAGGCAAAGTCGGGGAAGTTGTCAAAACCGATCCCACTACCAGTACCGTTGTCGTTCAAGGGGTGAATGTGAGAACTAAGCACGTTAAACCCCAACAAGAAGGAGAATCCGGGCAAATTTCCACCTTTGAAGCCCCGATTCACAGTTCTAACGTCATGCTTTATTCCACCAAAGAACAAGTCGCCAGTCGCGTCTCCTACACCTTCACCGAAGAAGGGCGTAAAGTAAGAATGCTCAAAAAAACGGGCGAAATCATCGATTAG
- the rplN gene encoding 50S ribosomal protein L14 yields MIQQQTYLNVADNSGARKLMCLRVLGTGNCRYGEIGDVIIAVVKDAIPNMPIKRSEIVRAVIVRTRQPVRRASGMSIRFDDNAAVIINNDGNPKGTRVFGPVARELRDKNYTKIVSLAPEVL; encoded by the coding sequence GTGATTCAACAGCAAACCTATCTGAATGTCGCTGATAACAGTGGGGCCCGTAAATTAATGTGTTTACGAGTCCTGGGAACCGGAAACTGCCGCTACGGCGAAATTGGAGATGTGATCATTGCCGTGGTCAAAGATGCCATCCCCAATATGCCCATTAAACGGTCAGAGATTGTTAGAGCCGTCATCGTACGCACTCGCCAACCTGTCAGACGGGCCAGTGGCATGAGTATCCGGTTTGACGATAACGCCGCCGTCATTATCAACAATGACGGAAATCCCAAAGGAACCCGTGTTTTTGGTCCCGTTGCGCGGGAATTACGCGATAAAAACTACACCAAAATCGTTTCTCTGGCTCCGGAGGTACTCTAA
- the rpsQ gene encoding 30S ribosomal protein S17, whose product MAVKERVGVVVSNKMDKTVVVAIENRSPHPKYGKIVVKTKKFKAHDQENQCQEGDRVRIQETRPLSKTKRWVVAEILTSH is encoded by the coding sequence ATGGCAGTTAAAGAAAGAGTGGGAGTTGTTGTGAGTAATAAAATGGATAAAACCGTCGTGGTTGCCATTGAAAACCGCTCACCTCACCCCAAATACGGCAAAATCGTCGTAAAAACCAAAAAATTCAAAGCCCACGACCAAGAAAACCAGTGTCAAGAAGGCGATCGCGTCCGTATTCAAGAAACGCGACCTCTGAGTAAAACCAAACGCTGGGTTGTGGCAGAAATCTTAACGTCCCATTAA
- the rpmC gene encoding 50S ribosomal protein L29: protein MPLPKIEDARKLNDEELVEEILAAKRQLFTLRFQKATNRLEKTHEFKHTRHRLAQLMTVERERQLQAQSAPSVTPEEE from the coding sequence ATGCCCCTGCCCAAGATAGAAGATGCCAGAAAGCTCAACGATGAGGAACTGGTGGAGGAAATCTTAGCCGCCAAGCGTCAGCTATTTACCCTAAGATTTCAAAAAGCCACCAACCGCTTAGAAAAAACCCATGAATTTAAGCACACTCGCCATCGGTTGGCACAACTCATGACTGTGGAACGAGAACGTCAACTTCAAGCCCAGTCAGCCCCATCCGTTACGCCAGAAGAGGAATAG
- the rplP gene encoding 50S ribosomal protein L16 produces the protein MLSPRRTKFRKQQRGRMRGMAYRGSTINFGDYALQATEPCWITSRQIEAARRAMTRYIKRGGKIWIRIFPDKPVTMRPAETRMGSGKGSPEYWVAVVKPGRIMFELDGVSEPIAREAMRLAAQKLPIKTKFITKAEEYI, from the coding sequence ATGCTTAGTCCTAGAAGAACTAAATTTCGCAAACAACAGCGCGGACGGATGCGGGGGATGGCCTACCGAGGCAGCACCATTAATTTTGGTGACTATGCCCTACAGGCTACCGAACCCTGTTGGATCACTTCGCGCCAAATTGAAGCCGCCCGTCGGGCAATGACCCGTTATATCAAACGGGGTGGTAAGATTTGGATTCGTATTTTTCCCGATAAACCCGTTACCATGCGCCCGGCTGAAACTCGGATGGGATCAGGAAAAGGGTCCCCTGAATATTGGGTTGCTGTGGTCAAACCCGGACGCATTATGTTCGAGTTAGACGGTGTTTCCGAACCCATTGCCCGGGAAGCCATGCGTCTAGCGGCTCAAAAACTGCCGATTAAGACCAAATTTATTACCAAAGCGGAGGAATACATTTAA